A genomic window from Candidatus Nitrosoglobus terrae includes:
- the orn gene encoding oligoribonuclease has product MAQNPNNLIWLDLEMSGLDTTQDAILEIATIVTDNNLNIIEEGPVFAIHQENIILENMDEWNTRQHAKSGLIERVRNSPIDEATAEQRTLEFLCKHTLPQTSPICGNSICQDRRFLARHMRELEAYFHYRNLDVSTIKELAKHWAPDIAKGFKKENSHLALADIRESIQELIYYRSHFFRLPDSGNINNC; this is encoded by the coding sequence ATGGCTCAAAATCCTAATAATTTAATCTGGTTAGATCTGGAAATGAGCGGTCTTGATACAACTCAAGATGCTATTCTCGAGATTGCTACTATCGTGACCGATAACAACCTTAACATTATCGAAGAAGGACCCGTATTTGCTATCCACCAAGAAAACATAATTTTGGAAAATATGGACGAGTGGAATACTCGTCAGCACGCAAAATCGGGCCTTATTGAGCGAGTACGTAATAGCCCTATTGATGAAGCCACTGCTGAACAACGCACATTAGAATTTTTATGCAAACACACCCTGCCTCAGACCTCACCCATATGTGGCAATAGTATTTGCCAAGATCGGCGTTTCCTAGCTCGTCATATGAGGGAGTTAGAAGCTTATTTTCATTACCGAAATCTTGATGTCAGCACGATTAAAGAGCTTGCTAAACATTGGGCACCCGATATTGCCAAAGGTTTCAAGAAAGAAAATTCCCACCTCGCTTTAGCTGATATTCGCGAATCCATCCAAGAGCTAATTTATTATCGAAGTCATTTCTTTCGCCTACCTGATTCAGGGAACATCAATAATTGTTAG
- a CDS encoding M48 family metallopeptidase, protein MTIYSALFLILLSIMLGLEVWLARRQFHHVLLHRDQVPQPFQEHILLVEHQKAADYTMAKLKLGVVSGILDIFILLLWTLGGGLVLLDNFWRGLGWSDLQTGVGVIISFIFIGALIDLPMKGYRVFVLEQAFGFNRTTVRLFLQDAIKQWGLLLILGIPIGAGALWLMEHAGIHWWLSLWLAWLSFSMLMMWAYPAFIAPLFNRFTPLADEDLRQRVENLLVRCGFKSQGIFVMDGSRRSGHGNAYFTGLGSNKRIVFFDTLLESLNFDQIEAVLAHELGHFKRHHIFKNLATMALLSLGGLALLGWLSAQPVFYQSLGVEQPSNYMALVLFMLISPILTFFLHPVLAYISRRYEFEADEFAAKMVSSQALAQALVKLYKENASTLTPDPIHSAVYDSHPPAPVRIAYLRAYDEAT, encoded by the coding sequence ATGACAATTTATAGCGCTTTGTTTTTAATTCTTTTAAGTATTATGTTGGGGTTAGAAGTGTGGTTAGCTCGCCGTCAATTTCATCACGTATTACTGCACCGGGATCAGGTACCTCAACCTTTTCAAGAGCATATACTACTTGTTGAACACCAGAAAGCAGCTGATTATACAATGGCCAAACTTAAGCTTGGTGTTGTGAGCGGGATTTTAGATATCTTTATTTTATTACTCTGGACTCTGGGAGGTGGTTTAGTATTACTTGATAATTTCTGGCGTGGATTAGGTTGGAGTGATCTCCAAACAGGAGTAGGGGTTATTATCAGCTTTATATTCATTGGAGCTTTGATTGATTTACCCATGAAAGGATACCGAGTCTTTGTTTTGGAGCAAGCATTTGGCTTTAATCGCACTACCGTCCGGTTGTTTTTACAAGATGCGATTAAGCAATGGGGACTGCTATTAATTTTAGGCATCCCCATAGGGGCTGGTGCTCTTTGGCTTATGGAACATGCGGGGATCCATTGGTGGTTATCATTGTGGCTAGCATGGCTGAGTTTTTCCATGTTGATGATGTGGGCTTATCCGGCTTTTATAGCGCCTCTTTTTAATAGATTTACCCCATTGGCAGATGAAGATCTTAGGCAGCGTGTTGAGAATTTATTGGTTCGCTGTGGCTTTAAAAGCCAAGGCATTTTTGTAATGGATGGCTCACGCCGTTCTGGACATGGAAATGCTTATTTTACTGGATTAGGGAGTAATAAGCGGATCGTTTTTTTTGATACACTGCTTGAATCCCTAAATTTTGATCAAATTGAAGCTGTGCTAGCCCATGAGTTGGGGCATTTTAAGCGTCATCATATTTTTAAAAACCTAGCGACTATGGCCTTACTTAGCTTAGGAGGATTGGCTTTGCTTGGATGGCTCAGCGCTCAACCCGTGTTTTATCAAAGTTTGGGGGTAGAGCAACCTTCTAATTATATGGCTTTAGTATTATTTATGCTTATTTCTCCGATATTGACCTTTTTTCTCCATCCAGTACTAGCTTATATTTCACGTCGTTATGAATTTGAAGCCGATGAATTTGCCGCTAAGATGGTGAGTAGCCAAGCTTTAGCCCAAGCATTGGTAAAGCTCTATAAGGAAAATGCCAGTACGCTAACGCCAGATCCCATTCATTCAGCTGTTTATGACTCCCATCCTCCAGCACCAGTACGCATTGCCTATCTTCGCGCTTATGATGAGGCCACTTAA
- the lolA gene encoding outer membrane lipoprotein chaperone LolA gives MRIKKNTNWILLQWLQKAVWIIALSGIMLISEASESGAALESFLKRASSFQAEFHQVLLNESGNSLEESKGVFSLQRPGKFRWDYQEPFSQTIVADGSRIWFYDPDLEQVTVKKQSLALGSTPALLLSGERLPKEDFKINDLPPRDNLVWVELLPLDKDASFDRLLLGFGNGNLSQMELHDSFGQTTRLSFSKIKVDLSFDPSLFIFTPPEGADVVGDTTP, from the coding sequence ATGCGAATAAAAAAAAATACTAATTGGATACTGCTACAATGGCTTCAGAAGGCGGTTTGGATTATTGCCTTAAGCGGTATAATGCTTATTTCTGAGGCAAGTGAATCTGGAGCAGCTTTAGAATCTTTCTTGAAAAGAGCCAGTAGTTTTCAAGCCGAGTTTCATCAAGTTTTGCTAAATGAAAGCGGTAATTCTTTAGAGGAAAGTAAAGGGGTTTTTTCTCTTCAGCGTCCAGGGAAATTTCGCTGGGATTACCAAGAACCTTTCTCACAGACGATTGTGGCTGATGGTAGTCGTATCTGGTTTTATGACCCAGATTTAGAGCAGGTAACAGTTAAAAAACAAAGTTTAGCGCTAGGAAGCACACCTGCTTTATTACTCTCTGGTGAACGGTTACCTAAGGAGGATTTTAAAATTAATGATCTTCCTCCTCGCGATAATCTAGTGTGGGTAGAGTTATTACCTCTTGATAAAGATGCTTCTTTTGATCGACTATTGTTAGGCTTTGGTAATGGTAATTTAAGCCAAATGGAATTACATGATAGCTTTGGACAAACTACTCGGCTTTCTTTTTCTAAGATTAAAGTTGATTTATCCTTCGATCCCTCCTTGTTTATTTTTACCCCACCAGAAGGGGCAGATGTTGTTGGAGATACTACTCCCTGA
- a CDS encoding ABC transporter permease, with protein sequence MKPKISANPAHIKYHRATSTLSCLGTWTLYEISKLEQTLLSQLRSYHPVRIVDASGISRMDTGGAWLFNRLITDLQRKNQDISYEGLKKEQQQLLQLLQSTRTGQKQPIASVPSPKALEKIGRLTWDHMTETLSLSAFIGEIFIYFLRSIAAPSRIRWKTFLSDLQSAGINALPIIGLLIFLVGVVVAYQGGIQLQAYGANILIVELTTLSIVRELAPLMAAIIIAGRTGSAFTAQIGTMQVTEEIDALRTLGIPPIDQLVLPKIFALVLTLPLLTVFADILGVLGSMVMAQALLKVEFREFIGRIPEVVTLTSFLIGVGKAPIFAAIIATVGCYQGFHVSGGAESVGKKTTASVVQAIFFVIIVDATLSIFFSWIGI encoded by the coding sequence ATGAAACCTAAAATATCCGCCAATCCTGCCCATATTAAATATCATCGAGCCACCTCTACCTTATCCTGTCTAGGTACTTGGACCTTATATGAGATTAGCAAGTTAGAGCAAACTTTGTTATCCCAGCTACGGTCATATCATCCTGTACGCATAGTAGATGCTAGCGGTATTAGTAGAATGGATACGGGTGGAGCTTGGTTATTTAATCGGTTAATCACAGACTTACAACGAAAAAACCAAGATATTTCCTATGAGGGACTCAAAAAAGAGCAGCAGCAACTATTACAGCTCCTTCAAAGTACTCGTACTGGCCAGAAACAACCTATAGCAAGCGTACCATCTCCTAAAGCGCTCGAAAAAATAGGCCGCTTAACTTGGGATCATATGACAGAAACCCTATCTTTATCCGCTTTTATCGGGGAAATTTTTATTTATTTTCTACGCTCCATAGCTGCCCCATCCCGAATTCGCTGGAAAACCTTTCTAAGTGATCTACAATCAGCGGGTATTAACGCGCTTCCAATTATTGGCCTTTTGATTTTTCTAGTAGGCGTTGTAGTTGCTTATCAAGGAGGAATTCAGCTTCAGGCTTACGGCGCTAATATCTTAATTGTTGAGCTTACAACTCTAAGTATAGTGCGAGAGCTAGCACCGCTAATGGCCGCTATCATTATAGCTGGAAGAACTGGCTCTGCCTTCACCGCACAGATTGGAACAATGCAAGTTACTGAAGAGATAGACGCTTTGAGAACACTGGGTATACCTCCTATAGATCAATTAGTCTTGCCCAAAATTTTTGCGCTTGTATTAACGTTACCGTTGCTTACTGTATTTGCTGATATCCTAGGGGTACTTGGCTCTATGGTAATGGCTCAAGCTCTACTAAAAGTTGAGTTTCGCGAATTTATAGGACGTATTCCAGAGGTAGTTACCCTGACTTCCTTCTTAATAGGGGTCGGTAAAGCCCCTATTTTTGCGGCTATCATCGCTACCGTAGGGTGCTATCAAGGTTTTCACGTTAGCGGAGGCGCAGAGAGTGTAGGTAAAAAAACTACCGCAAGTGTAGTACAAGCTATTTTTTTTGTGATCATCGTTGATGCCACGCTTTCTATCTTCTTCAGCTGGATAGGGATCTAA
- a CDS encoding ABC transporter ATP-binding protein: MLKTLEPIVEIQNLDTRFGSTLIHKNINLKVYKSEIFAIVGGSGSGKSTLLREIAMLIFPAAGSIRIFGESLQEINEAQTSRLRTRFAMMFQQGALFSSFTVLQNVTFPLQEHTQLSPQFITELALQKIELVGLPLEAAFKYPRELSGGMIKRAAVARALALDPDLLLLDEPSSGLDPISAAALDKLILDLRGSLNLTVILVTHDLDSLWRVADRVAFLGEKTLLGLDTVAALAHSDNPLIKAYFGGPRGHLAEESIWAQK; this comes from the coding sequence ATGCTTAAGACATTAGAACCAATTGTCGAAATCCAAAATCTTGATACTCGTTTTGGTAGTACCTTAATCCACAAAAATATTAACTTAAAGGTCTATAAAAGTGAGATTTTTGCTATTGTGGGAGGGAGTGGCTCCGGTAAGTCTACCTTATTAAGGGAGATAGCTATGTTAATATTCCCTGCAGCAGGCTCTATCCGTATCTTTGGTGAATCTTTACAAGAGATAAATGAAGCTCAAACATCACGCCTTCGAACCCGCTTTGCCATGATGTTCCAACAAGGCGCTCTTTTTAGCTCCTTTACCGTATTACAAAACGTGACATTTCCCCTGCAAGAACATACTCAATTATCACCACAATTTATTACTGAGTTAGCGCTCCAAAAAATTGAGCTAGTGGGCTTACCTTTAGAGGCAGCCTTCAAGTACCCCCGTGAACTCTCTGGAGGAATGATTAAACGGGCAGCCGTAGCCAGAGCGTTAGCATTAGATCCGGATCTATTACTTCTGGATGAGCCCAGCTCAGGTTTAGATCCCATAAGCGCTGCTGCCCTAGATAAACTTATCCTCGATCTTAGAGGATCGCTTAATCTTACGGTAATTCTTGTTACTCACGATCTAGACTCTCTATGGCGAGTTGCTGACCGAGTAGCCTTTTTAGGAGAGAAAACACTTCTTGGCCTAGACACCGTAGCAGCATTAGCGCATTCGGATAATCCTTTAATTAAAGCTTATTTTGGAGGACCTCGTGGTCATCTAGCTGAGGAGAGTATATGGGCGCAAAAGTAA
- a CDS encoding amino acid permease, giving the protein MSGGIDRIKHRFFVCFGYDALTTAAEESKYPQWDLPRAVLLLLVISIVLYLVVSLILTGIVPYLQLESDAPVDAAFKALDLDWVRSVINITAIAGITSVLYAFLLGAARIWLALSRDGLLPKWFSYVHPRYNTPYRPTLMLGGFIAIITGLLSLEEIAELVNIGTLSAFIIICIAVMFLRLRQPNLSRSFRLPLLWFVAPTGVLFSLFFNHWLAMDCR; this is encoded by the coding sequence TTGAGTGGGGGTATTGACCGCATCAAGCATCGTTTTTTTGTCTGTTTTGGCTATGATGCGTTGACCACAGCGGCAGAGGAGTCAAAATATCCTCAGTGGGATCTTCCTCGGGCCGTATTATTGTTACTAGTGATATCAATAGTGCTTTATCTTGTAGTTTCACTGATATTAACGGGTATAGTGCCTTATTTACAGTTGGAGAGCGATGCGCCAGTAGATGCGGCATTCAAAGCATTAGATCTTGATTGGGTACGAAGTGTTATTAATATTACTGCGATTGCTGGTATTACGAGTGTATTGTATGCATTCTTGCTAGGGGCTGCTCGTATCTGGCTTGCACTCTCACGGGATGGTTTACTGCCAAAATGGTTTTCCTATGTGCATCCTCGTTATAATACACCTTATCGACCGACCTTAATGCTTGGCGGATTTATCGCAATTATTACGGGTTTACTATCTCTTGAGGAGATAGCAGAGCTGGTTAATATTGGTACTTTAAGTGCTTTTATCATTATTTGTATAGCGGTAATGTTTCTGCGACTACGCCAGCCAAATCTATCCCGTAGCTTCCGTTTACCGCTACTATGGTTTGTAGCTCCTACGGGTGTATTGTTTTCGTTGTTTTTTAATCATTGGCTGGCCATGGATTGCAGATAA
- a CDS encoding amino acid permease C-terminal domain-containing protein, producing the protein MYCFRCFLIIGWPWIADNRFILLGGLPIVSIWRFLIWMGIGLLVYFSYGIPHSVLAKIANNAVADIKSP; encoded by the coding sequence GTGTATTGTTTTCGTTGTTTTTTAATCATTGGCTGGCCATGGATTGCAGATAACCGATTTATATTGTTGGGGGGCTTACCTATAGTGAGTATTTGGCGTTTTCTAATCTGGATGGGAATTGGGTTATTAGTTTATTTTAGCTACGGTATTCCCCACAGCGTATTGGCGAAAATAGCTAATAACGCTGTGGCTGATATTAAAAGTCCCTAA
- a CDS encoding MlaD family protein translates to MGAKVNYAVVGLFVVLLTAVLIAIIFWLSAYPSTQSHKIYLAYMKESVAGLAKNADVKYRGVNIGKVQVIELDKENPERVRLTLGIDSDTPIKEDTIAILASNGLTGITYVELTGGTNDSPDLKATKDQPYPVINTGPSLLVRLDSALTELLTELTGVAKNLDHIAQSVDVGLLEKNQQAITETLENTKKFSKSINNLTNIENQNAINEALRNTQRFTNQLEAGAKQIPTIVSRVNKTTEGADALLQEAQKEFRLFSQVTLPRVNQLLSSFNQVTQNLEHFSKQVDNNPRVLLFGATPAEHGPGE, encoded by the coding sequence ATGGGCGCAAAAGTAAATTACGCAGTAGTTGGCCTTTTTGTAGTTCTGCTAACTGCCGTTCTGATCGCCATAATTTTTTGGCTCAGCGCTTATCCATCCACTCAATCTCATAAGATTTACCTAGCTTATATGAAGGAATCAGTAGCTGGTCTTGCGAAAAATGCAGATGTCAAATATCGAGGAGTCAATATAGGTAAGGTTCAAGTTATAGAATTAGATAAAGAAAATCCTGAAAGGGTTCGCCTGACCTTAGGTATTGACAGTGATACCCCTATTAAAGAGGATACTATTGCTATTCTGGCCTCCAATGGGTTAACAGGCATTACCTATGTTGAGCTCACCGGAGGAACCAATGATTCCCCTGATCTTAAGGCGACAAAAGATCAACCCTACCCTGTCATTAACACGGGGCCTTCTCTTCTAGTACGCCTAGATTCTGCGCTTACTGAGTTATTGACCGAATTAACAGGCGTCGCTAAAAATCTTGATCATATTGCCCAAAGCGTAGACGTGGGTCTCCTCGAAAAAAATCAACAAGCAATTACTGAAACTTTAGAAAACACAAAAAAATTTAGTAAATCTATCAATAACTTAACTAATATAGAAAATCAAAATGCGATAAACGAGGCGCTTCGTAACACTCAAAGATTCACAAATCAGTTAGAGGCTGGAGCTAAACAGATCCCTACTATAGTCAGCCGCGTAAACAAAACAACCGAAGGAGCGGATGCCCTATTACAAGAGGCACAGAAAGAGTTCCGGCTCTTTAGCCAAGTCACTTTACCTCGTGTTAATCAATTACTTAGTAGCTTTAACCAAGTCACCCAAAATCTAGAACATTTTAGCAAACAGGTGGATAACAACCCCCGCGTTCTATTATTTGGAGCTACCCCAGCTGAACATGGACCGGGAGAATAA
- a CDS encoding ABC-type transport auxiliary lipoprotein family protein encodes MSSQPTPAHTYRFSVPQIPTQADSPYTKLALLVSRPQVGAGYNTQQIAYTRKPYELSYFSHNEWVDTPGRMLESILVSALEASKGFQNVIPSYALIPADLRLDTEIVTLLQDYSVKPNQSRVVLHARLIELTKSQEIASQTFEAHQPMTEDNPYSGVIALNQALGQVIEELVSFCTQASANADALNSSTTDMD; translated from the coding sequence TTGTCATCACAGCCTACTCCTGCCCATACTTATCGTTTTTCAGTTCCCCAGATACCTACTCAGGCAGATTCGCCTTATACCAAATTAGCTTTATTGGTTTCAAGACCTCAAGTAGGAGCTGGCTATAACACTCAGCAGATAGCCTATACCCGCAAACCTTATGAGCTAAGCTATTTTAGCCATAATGAATGGGTGGATACTCCAGGACGGATGCTAGAATCTATTCTTGTCAGTGCTTTAGAAGCAAGTAAAGGCTTTCAAAACGTTATTCCTAGTTACGCACTAATACCCGCTGATCTAAGGTTAGATACGGAGATTGTTACTTTACTACAGGACTATTCAGTAAAACCGAATCAAAGTCGAGTTGTTTTGCACGCCCGACTTATTGAGCTTACTAAGAGTCAGGAAATTGCTAGCCAGACATTTGAAGCTCATCAACCTATGACTGAAGATAATCCTTATAGCGGAGTAATTGCCTTAAACCAAGCTTTAGGACAAGTCATTGAAGAGTTAGTCAGTTTTTGTACTCAGGCTAGCGCAAATGCAGATGCACTTAACTCATCTACCACCGATATGGATTAG
- a CDS encoding DNA translocase FtsK, producing MAQASIITKRLKRTPVSIHISHRLREGAFIVCLALTAYLLLSLLSYTPIDPGWSHTSNTEIIHNKGGRVGAWLADLMLYLLGRSAYLLPIMVAYSGFLARSSIRLGPQSNYLIQLPWVFKIVGFVLALGAACGLAAFYFPVPAGTLPVAEGGVFGEIIKNGLWSIFGPLGATLLLLAFFITGITLFTRMSWLRLMDVIGYYTLDLFQTIMSFGKPVRNSPTHHSFYSRAAKLLKINKSTADIEKREHKVRIDPILVDEGMTGGMESNAASIEDSNSIEVKESLEAIEAKSQISIDKESIIEKKLEMELSALERESPVAEKNLETRINATAKIHIVGEEIHAVRARPSSPIHLQESQRSVVFLSPERNMLPPLSLLDKPCPSQGGYSEEFLEALSRQVEEKLKDFGVEVQVVAVHPGPVITRFELQLAPGVKVSRISGLAKDLARALSVLSVRVVEVIPGKPVIGLEIPNENRDIVRLSEVLSCPDYTGDKLSLALALGKDISGYPVMVDLAKMPHLLVAGTTGSGKSVAIHAMVLSLLYKTTPQMVRLILIDPKMLELSVYEGIPHLLAPVVIDMNEAGHALRWCVAEMERRYRLMAALGVRNLVGFNHKVKEAIRANQPLTDPLYSVHADGKPSLLDPLPLIVVVIDELADMMMVVGKKVEELIARLAQKARASGIHLILATQRPSVDVITGLIKANIPARIAFQVSSRIDSRTILDQMGAEQLLGQGDMLYLAPGTSMPERVHGAFVDDHEVHNVVGFLKRQGVPVYLEEITRGAGDLGDGVNLATTHSGEAEDDPLYDQAVRIVTETQRASVSGVQRRLRIGYNRAARIVEAMESTGVVGPMQANGSREVLASPPPE from the coding sequence ATGGCCCAAGCTTCAATTATTACTAAACGCTTAAAGCGCACTCCTGTTAGTATTCATATTAGTCATCGGCTTAGAGAGGGAGCATTTATTGTATGCTTAGCCCTAACAGCTTACCTGCTACTGTCTTTATTGAGCTATACGCCTATTGATCCCGGTTGGTCCCATACGAGTAATACTGAAATTATACATAATAAAGGAGGAAGAGTTGGGGCTTGGCTTGCCGATCTTATGCTTTATTTATTAGGTCGATCGGCTTATCTACTACCAATTATGGTGGCTTATAGTGGATTTTTAGCTCGCAGCAGTATTAGACTTGGACCTCAGAGTAATTATCTTATCCAGTTACCTTGGGTATTTAAAATCGTCGGGTTTGTTTTAGCTTTAGGAGCAGCTTGCGGACTTGCTGCTTTTTACTTCCCAGTACCTGCTGGAACCCTGCCGGTAGCAGAGGGAGGCGTTTTCGGTGAAATCATCAAGAACGGCTTGTGGAGTATATTTGGTCCTTTAGGAGCAACTTTACTGTTATTAGCTTTTTTCATTACGGGTATAACCTTATTTACTAGGATGTCTTGGCTAAGGTTAATGGATGTAATTGGCTATTACACTTTAGATTTGTTCCAAACTATTATGAGTTTTGGAAAACCAGTTCGCAATTCACCTACCCATCATAGTTTCTATTCTCGCGCAGCAAAGCTTCTAAAAATAAATAAAAGCACGGCTGATATCGAAAAACGGGAGCATAAGGTACGTATTGATCCTATCTTGGTGGATGAAGGGATGACTGGGGGAATGGAGTCAAATGCTGCTTCTATAGAAGACTCCAATTCAATAGAAGTGAAAGAAAGCTTAGAAGCCATAGAAGCAAAATCGCAAATATCGATAGATAAGGAATCAATAATAGAAAAAAAACTAGAGATGGAATTAAGTGCCCTTGAGAGGGAAAGCCCAGTGGCGGAAAAAAACTTGGAGACAAGGATAAATGCGACAGCGAAAATACATATAGTAGGGGAAGAAATCCACGCAGTAAGAGCTAGACCATCATCACCAATACACTTGCAAGAAAGCCAGAGGTCAGTTGTATTTTTGTCCCCAGAAAGAAATATGCTCCCGCCGTTATCGCTTTTAGATAAACCTTGTCCTTCTCAAGGTGGATATTCAGAAGAATTTCTTGAAGCGTTGTCTCGCCAAGTAGAGGAGAAATTAAAGGACTTTGGTGTTGAGGTACAAGTGGTAGCGGTTCATCCAGGGCCGGTGATTACTCGTTTTGAACTGCAACTAGCCCCTGGCGTTAAGGTAAGCCGTATTTCTGGGTTAGCAAAAGATTTAGCGCGAGCATTATCAGTTTTGAGCGTCAGGGTGGTTGAGGTTATTCCAGGGAAACCGGTGATTGGGCTGGAAATTCCGAATGAAAACAGAGATATTGTTCGTCTCTCTGAAGTTTTATCTTGCCCGGATTATACGGGAGATAAACTATCTTTGGCGCTGGCTTTAGGTAAGGATATCAGTGGTTATCCCGTGATGGTTGATCTTGCTAAGATGCCTCACTTACTGGTAGCTGGCACTACCGGCTCAGGTAAATCGGTGGCAATTCATGCCATGGTTTTGAGCCTTTTATATAAGACGACTCCTCAAATGGTGCGCTTAATCCTTATTGACCCTAAAATGCTAGAGTTATCAGTTTATGAGGGTATACCCCATCTGCTAGCACCTGTAGTTATTGATATGAATGAAGCAGGGCATGCTTTGCGCTGGTGTGTTGCTGAGATGGAGCGCCGTTATCGACTCATGGCGGCATTGGGGGTTCGTAATCTAGTTGGGTTTAATCATAAGGTAAAGGAGGCTATTAGAGCTAATCAACCCTTAACTGATCCATTATATTCCGTTCACGCAGATGGAAAGCCTTCATTGCTTGATCCCCTACCTCTTATTGTTGTGGTGATAGATGAGCTAGCCGATATGATGATGGTTGTGGGTAAGAAAGTAGAGGAGCTGATTGCTCGATTAGCGCAAAAAGCACGAGCTTCTGGTATTCATTTAATTTTGGCTACTCAGCGGCCATCGGTTGATGTTATTACAGGGCTTATTAAAGCTAATATTCCAGCGCGAATAGCCTTTCAAGTTTCATCACGAATTGATTCTAGAACCATTTTAGATCAAATGGGTGCAGAGCAGCTTTTAGGCCAAGGAGATATGCTTTACTTAGCTCCTGGCACATCGATGCCAGAGCGAGTGCATGGTGCATTTGTAGATGATCATGAAGTCCATAATGTAGTGGGGTTCCTAAAGCGGCAAGGTGTACCTGTGTATTTGGAAGAAATTACCCGAGGAGCAGGCGATCTTGGAGATGGAGTTAATCTAGCTACTACTCATAGTGGCGAGGCTGAGGATGATCCTCTCTATGATCAGGCGGTACGGATAGTTACTGAAACCCAGCGAGCTTCAGTTTCTGGAGTTCAGAGACGACTACGAATTGGCTATAATCGAGCTGCTCGAATAGTCGAAGCTATGGAGAGTACTGGGGTAGTAGGTCCGATGCAGGCTAACGGGAGTCGTGAAGTTTTAGCTTCTCCTCCACCAGAGTAA
- the trxB gene encoding thioredoxin-disulfide reductase: MLKNKHCRLLILGSGPAGYTAAVYAARAALDPVLITGLEQGGQLTTTTDVDNWPGDDQGVQGPDLMERMRKHAERFGAEIILDQITEVDFSQRPFRLKGDNGSYTTDSLIIATGASAKYLGIPSEEAYMGRGVSACATCDGFFYRGKPVAVIGGGNTAVEEALYLSNITDHVTVIHRRNKFRAEKILINRLLQKANEGKITIKWNYILDEVIGDDAGVTGIRIKETHTHQPLEIPVHGLFIAIGHKPNTDIFTGQIKMEQGYIQVRGGIKGFATQTNIPGIFAAGDVIDPTYRQAVTSAGTGCMAALDAEKYLEGLLGENSSA; the protein is encoded by the coding sequence ATGCTTAAAAATAAACACTGTCGCCTTCTTATCCTAGGCTCAGGCCCTGCAGGTTATACTGCTGCAGTCTATGCTGCCCGCGCTGCCCTTGATCCAGTACTTATCACAGGGCTAGAACAAGGGGGCCAATTAACAACTACTACCGATGTGGATAATTGGCCTGGAGATGATCAAGGTGTCCAAGGGCCTGACTTAATGGAGCGGATGCGCAAGCACGCAGAGCGCTTTGGAGCTGAAATTATCCTTGATCAAATTACCGAAGTCGATTTCTCTCAACGCCCCTTTCGCTTAAAAGGGGATAATGGATCTTACACTACAGATAGTTTAATCATTGCTACGGGTGCCTCAGCCAAATATCTGGGTATACCTTCAGAAGAAGCCTACATGGGACGCGGCGTTTCCGCGTGCGCTACCTGTGATGGTTTTTTCTATCGGGGTAAACCCGTTGCCGTCATTGGTGGTGGAAATACCGCAGTTGAAGAAGCACTCTATCTCTCTAATATTACTGATCATGTTACCGTCATTCATCGTCGAAATAAATTTCGAGCAGAAAAGATTCTTATTAATCGGTTACTCCAAAAAGCTAACGAGGGTAAGATTACTATCAAATGGAATTATATTCTAGATGAAGTGATTGGAGACGATGCAGGGGTAACGGGTATTCGTATCAAAGAAACCCATACTCATCAGCCTCTAGAAATTCCTGTACATGGATTATTTATTGCTATCGGCCATAAGCCAAATACCGATATATTTACTGGACAAATAAAAATGGAACAAGGCTATATTCAGGTACGAGGCGGCATCAAAGGGTTTGCTACTCAGACCAACATCCCCGGGATCTTTGCAGCAGGGGATGTTATTGATCCTACCTATCGACAAGCCGTAACTTCTGCTGGTACTGGCTGTATGGCTGCACTAGATGCAGAAAAATATCTAGAAGGTTTATTAGGAGAAAACTCCAGCGCCTGA